From the genome of Nitrospiria bacterium:
AACGTTTAGAAGATTTTCCTGGAATTTTTCTTGGAGGAAATTTCCTGAAGGGTGTTTCAGTTGCTGATTGCATTTTAAACGGGCTTCACCTTTCAAAAAAGGTTGATGCTTTTTTTGCAGTGAAGGATGGGGGTTGATGTTTTTTAAAAAAAAAGGTTTTAAAGAAGGGGGAAATGATGCCTCAGACACTTACACGTTTTAGGAAACAGTTTCCAGAGGTCTGGAAAGCCTATGCCAATCTTCGGGATACCTGCACGGACACAGGACCTTTGGATGAAAAGACGGTGGAACTCATTAAGGTGGGGATATCAGCGGCTTTGGGGCGTGAAGGGGGGCTCGTTGCCCATGTCTCCAGAGCGAGGAAGGCTGGTGCCAGCCCGGCTGAAACCTACCAGGCCATTCTTCAGGGCATGGGTTTGACCGGATTTCCAACTATTTTAGCCGCGTTCCAAGTGGTTCATGAAGTGTTCAAGAGGAAGAAAAGAACCAGGTGATGGGCTAAGGGTCCATACCCTATAAACCAGGAAATTAAAAAAGGAGTTTTTTTTGAAGGCGGTTCAGGGGTTTCAAATTTCAAAGGGTTACCACCATTTTCAGGTTCTGAGAGAGGTTTCTTTTGAGGTTGAAGAGGGGGAATGTTTTGCTTTGTTTGGCCCTAACGGAGCCGGAAAAACCACCCTTTTAAAAATATTATCAACGCTTCAACGTCCAACCTCCGGGACCTTTCAGATGATGGGGTTGGATGGGGTGAAAGACCGGGATAAAGTTCGAAATTTATTTTTACTCGTAGGGCATGGATCCTACCTTTATAATGAATTGGATGCCCTTGAAAATATAAATTTTTCTTTGGCTCTCAGGGGGATTTCCCGAACGGATCAAGAAGTAAAAAAGGCTTTGGATCGGGTGGATATCGGTCCATTTGCCAGATTTAAAGTGCGGGCATTTTCAGAGGGGATGAAAAAACGGTTGGCTATGGCCAAAACCATTTTGGTTCACCCCAAGGTTCTCCTGTTGGATGAGCCTTACTCTGCTTTGGATGAATCCGGGATGGGCCTTGTGAATCAATTTATGAAGGACATCACAGAACAGGGAACTGCAATTTTAATGACTACCCATAATCGAACGAAAACAGCCGAGGTAGCCCATCGGGCCGCCTGTCTTCAGCAAGGGGTAATGAAGGAAATTGCTGTTCAGGAGCTGGTGGAGGCCCATGAGCTTTTTTAGAGTGGTCCGATGGGTCATCTGGAAGGATTTAATATGTGAGATTCGGGGGCGAGAAATGATCTCATCCATGTTTTTCTTTGCCCTAATTGTTATTTTAATATTTAGTTTTAGCTTTTCCATGGACCAACAAATGGTAAAAAGCCTAATGGGTGGGATCATTTGGGTGGCCTTTGTTTTCACTGGCATTATCGGTTTGGGAAAGTCCTTTTTATCGGAGACCGAAAATGATTGTTTGGAATGTCTTCAAATGAGTCCTATCCCAAGAACGGCAATCTACGTTGGAAAGTTGGTGAGCAATTTCTTTTTTATGTTAATTGTTGAGGTCATTTTATTTCCTTTGTTTGTGATCTTTTTTAATTTGGATGTGGTTGATAAAATTCCGATTCTCATGATAATATTTGTTCTGGGTTCTTTTGGGCTTTCCGCTCTTGGAACCCTTTTCTCCGCCATGACGGTTCAAATCCGGGCAAGGGAGGTTTTACTTCCCGTTCTTCTTTTGCCCCTGGCGGTTCCTTTAATTATTGGATCGGTAGAGGCAACAAGGGGTGTTCTCAGTACCGACCCTTTTTCGTTTTATAGGCATTGGATGGAATTGGTGGTTATTTTTGATGTGGTTTTTACAATTGTATCTTTTTGGGTTTTTGAGTTTATAATGGATTACTAAAGCGGTTTTATTTTGGGGTGAAACATGATCATTGGTTTTTTTCGTCGATTTGAGGGATGGTTTGGGGTCTCAGGAGCCCTCTGCGTGTTAACCGGCCTTTATCTGGCATTGGTCAGTTCACCCCCTGATTATTATCAAGGGGAGGTGGTTCGAATTATGTATGTTCATGTTCCCTTGGCCAAAACTTCATTATTGGCTTATACTACTCTTTTTTTTGGGAGCCTTTGGTATCTTTGGAAACGAGATCCAATGGTTGATAATATGTGTCGGGCAGCTGCGGGTATTGGTGTGCTTTTTACCGCTGGAGCCCTCATTACCGGCTCTATTTGGGCCAAACCCACCTGGAATACCTGGTGGACCTGGGATGCCCGGTTAATTTCTTTTTCGATTTTGTTACTCATTCTGATGGGTTATTTGATGTTAAGGGCGTTTATGGATGATAAAGAAAAGGAAGCCCGGTATGCTGCCGTGTTTGCCATCGTGGGGTTTGTGGACCTTCCCATCGTCTATTTTTCAGTGGAATGGTGGAGAACACTTCATCAACCCGCATCGGTTTCAATGAGAGGACTGAGTCTTTCTGCGGAAATATTTTTTCCATTAACGATCATGGCGGTGGGTTTTTTATTCCTCTTTATTTATTTAATAAGCGTCCGGACTCAAATGATTTATTTGGAAGAACTTTTAGAGGCCAAACAGGGAAGTTTGTTAAATAAAGGGGGGGAAGTAATCAAAAGCGCGTGAACCTGTTCTATCTGCGATGGTTTATCATTTTTTTCGCTGGGGCTGTCATTGTTGGCTTTGGGGTCCAGCGGTATATTGATGAGGTGACCACCATCACTCCGAAAGAGGCTTTACAGCAAGAATCCGGGAAGGTCGTGAGGGTGATGGGGACTCTCCAAGGGGGCAGTCTTCTTCGGAATGTTTCGCCCAAAGAAACAACCTTTTTGCTCTCGGGAGAGGGGGTTGAGCTTCCCGTTCGCTATTCAGGGCCGCCTTCCGATAGTCTAAGGGAACTAAAAACCTTGGTGGTCATTGGAAGTTGGAATCCTTCAGATCAGGAATTGAAATCACAGAGTTTAGGGTTGGTTCCAAATTATGGTTTTATTTCAGCCGCTTATATAGTTACATTTTTTCCAATGATTCTTTTTCTCTTTCATATGGAACGCAAGGTCCGGTTGTTGTATATTGAAATCAAAGAAGCCAAAGCCTACAAACCGGAGGAGAGGTGATTTGAGTAAGAATAAGCGATATGGCCTGATTATCAGCATGTTGATCGTTGGGGTAGCATTAGGGTACTTGGCGTTAGGGAATTTTGGAGAAAACCTGGTTTACTTTTTTACCCCCTCGGAAGTGATTGCCCTCTCCAAAGAATATTACGGTAAAAAGGTCAGAGTCGGAGGAATGGTAGTGGAGGGCAGCCTAAAGGTGGTTCCCAATACACTCAAAATGACTTTTGAATTAACGGATGGTGAAAATCAAATTCCGGTGGCTTTTGAGGGAATTCCCCCTGATTTGTTTAAGGAGGGCCAAGGGGCCGTGGTGGAAGGGTTTTGGGACACGGAGAAAACGTTTCGCTCTCATATGATCATGGCCAAACATTCCGAGGACTATATGCCCATTGAATTAAAACAAGCGGGGGTTCAATTGCCCAAAAAGGATTTTATTAAAACGCTTCAATAGTCCTTAGTCCTTGGGCTTTTTTTCAAAAAAAAAAGGGTTGTTTTATTTGCCCTTTGGGTCTGGCCTTTATAAAGAGAGTTGGTTTTTAAAAATATATGTTTGTTGATATTGGTAATTTTGCCGTTGTAACAGCGCTGGTTTTGTCTTTGGTGGGAATCGTAACACCCATCATTGGCCTCAAAACCAAAAACCCTGCCTGGGTCCAGGCCGGGCGACAAGCGGTTACCCTCATTTTCTTTCTGTTGTCCATCGGAATGATTTCTCTTGTTTTTGCCTTTGTAACAAGAGATTTTTCCGTGAAATATGTGATGGCCACCTCCAACAGCCGGCTTCCTTGGTTTTACACCGTTGCGGCACTTTGGGGGGGGCATGAAGGCTCTTTATTACTTTGGGTTTGGATTTTGGCAACTTTTTGTACGGTGGCCGCATGGCTTCACTGGAGAACCCAACCCGCGATCATACCCTATCTTTTATCTATCCAGTCTTTGGTTATGTTTGGGTTCCTTTCGCTTATTGTATTTCTTTCTAACCCATTTGATCGAATCTTTCCGGTTCCACTAGAGGGAAAGGATTTAAATCCACTCCTTCAGGATCCTGCCATGGTGGTTCATCCGCCACTTCTTTATCTTGGATACGTTGGATTTTCCATTCCTTTTGCCTTTGCCATGGCGGCTCTTCTTTCAGGGCGTTTAGGAGAAGAATGGTTAAAGGTAACTCAACGATGGACTCTTTTTGCTTGGTTTATGTTAACGGCCGGAATTATGATGGGGGGGTATTGGGCCTATTACGAGTTGGGGTGGGGGGGGTATTGGGGTTGGGATCCCGTTGAGAACGCATCCTTCATGCCCTGGCTGGTGGGAACGGCCTTTCTTCATTCGGTCATGGTTCAAGAAAAACGAAAGATGTTTAAAGTTTGGAATATCTTTTTAATTATTGTGACCTTCTCTCTTTCCTTAATCGGAACTTTCCTGGTCCGTAGTGGGGTTCTCTCTTCTGTACATACCTTTGCCACCGATCCAGGCCGGGGTCTTTATATTCTTGCCTTTTTAACGGTGATTTTGGGTTTTTCTTTTGGGACACTGATTCTGCGTTCCCATAAATTAAAAAGCGAGGTGGAGTTAGATTCGGTTGTTTCCAGGGAATCGATGTTTCTTTTTAATAACCTTTTTTTTCTCATTGCCATGGTTACGGTTTTTCTTGGAACGTTATACCCGCTTTTGGTTGAAACCCTTCAGGCCAGCAAGGTTTCGGTGGGGCCTCCTTACTATAATGCTGTTTTTATGCCCATTGCACTAGGATTGGTTTTATTAATGGGGATTGCCCCTTCAATTTCTTGGCGAAAGGCTTCGGGGGAAAATATCCGGAAAAACTTTTTGATTCCATCCCTTGTGGCCTTGGTGGGTTTAATCGTGGGTTGGGGAGTAGGGGTACGGAATGCCTACGCATTAGCGGGGGTCACTGTGGTAAGCTTTGTGGCGGCAACTATTTTTATTGATTTTGGGAAAGTCTCTTCCTTTTGGGCAAAGCGTAATCAGGTTCATTTTCTAAAGGGGTTGACCACTGCTTTTTCTAAAAATCAGCGCCGGTATGCAGGCTTAGTGACCCACTTTGGCGTCTTGGTCTTAATTATGGGAATCATCGCCTCCACTATCTATCAGACCGAAAAAGTGGTTCCTATGAAAATAGGTGATCAACTTCAGTTAAAGCAGTACACCCTGACCATGGTGGATCTGCGGGAAGTACAAGGCCCAAACTGGACCGCCCAGGAGGGAGCTTTTGATGTATACCGGGGGGAGACTTTTATTACCACCCTGCATCCTCAAAAGCGGATTTATCCGGACTCCCAGACTCCCACTACGGAATCTGCAATTTATACCATACGCCTGGGCCACCTTTTTTTAACCATGCCGGAAATATCTCCTGAAGGGGTCATTGTGAGGGCGTTGGTTAACCCACTGGTTCTTTTGGTTTGGATAGGTGGGGGAATTATGGGTTTAGGCGTTTTATTGAATATTTTCCGGCCCAGAAGGGAGCCGACGTGATCCGTTTTTGGCATATTGTTTTGGTGGTTTGTTTTTTTGGTCTGATCACCCTTTTTTACAAAGGATTGTGGGGGGACCCTCGAAGTATTCCAACCATATTGGTTGGGACCCAAGCCCCAAATTTTTCAGGGCCGGAGGTGGGAACCGAAACGTCGATTTCTTTAAGTGATTATCAGGGAAAAGTTGTCATGGTCAACTTTTGGGCCTCCTGGTGTTTAGAATGTCGCTATGAGCATGAAAATCTTCTGGCTATTCAAGACCGGTTTGGAGGAAACCCGGATTTTGTCATGCTCGGTATCAATTATCAGGACAAAGAAAAAGATGCCCTGGAATACCTTGGGATCCACGGAAGCAACTTCAGACATGTGCGGGATGTGAAGGGGGCTATTTCCATCGATTTTGGGGTTTATGGGGTTCCCGAAACGTTTGTGTTTGACCAACAAGGAATCATTCGTTTTAAGTTTGTGGGGCCCATTATGGGTGCTACCTATACCCACGTTGTTGAAAATGTTCTTCAACCCTTATTAAGAAAAGAAACTCCTTCCGTTTCATGATTTGGATCCTTCCTTTCATTATTTTTTCCTCTTTTACCTTTCCGATCGTATCGATGGGAAATGTGATTGATGAAAGAAAAATTGATCTTCAAGTCCGGGATTTAGCCAAAACCCTTCGCTGCGCGGTTTGTCAGAATGAGTCCATTTGGGAATCCAATGCAGAATTGGCCAAGCAGATGCGGGCGATTATTCGGGAGCGGTTGGAGAAAGGGGAATCTACCGAAGACATTCGTGCCTATTTTTTAAGCCGGTATGGGGATTACATCCTTTTGAAACCTCAAAAAAAGGGTCTCAATTGGCTATTATGGGGTGGTCCATTCCTCCTTCTTTTGGTGGGTGGGGTGATTCTCTACCGAACCTTGGGGAAATGGGTTAGGGAGACCCAGAAAGAAAAGCCAGAAGGGGTTCCCTCTATCGATGAATCCTCACGCAAACGGATCGACCAGGAACTACGGAAATTCCGAGAATAAGGAGGGGAGGGTTCATGTTTGTCATTGTAGTGGGTTCTCTGTTAGCCGGTACCGTTCTTTTTTTAGCCTACCCTTTTTTAAAGACCATTGAGGTGCAGGGGGACTTTATTCATGATCTTTCTGAAGATCAAGAAAAAATTGATTTAGAAATCGAAAAAGAATCCCTTCTTCATTCCCTATCCGAATTAGAAGATGAGAGGGTGCAGGGAAAATTTTCAGAAACTGATTATTTAAAATTAAAAGCCATCGATGAATATCGCTTCGCAAAAGTTCTCAACCGTCTGGATCAATTAACACCCCATTCTAAAACGGCTCCATTTGCCAAAAGTTCAAAAACACCCAATACCGCACCCGGTACGGGTTGGGCCTTTGCGGTTACCTTAGGTGTTTTGGTTATGGGGGGATCCGCGGGAATTTATTCTTTTTTACATTGGAAGGAAGGGCAAACCCGAAATGCGGCTCAACCAATGGCCCAGGCTTCGATACCAGGCATGCCCAACCCTTTGGAAATGGTTGCCCGTTTAGAGGAGCGGTTAAAAGAGAACCCCAATGATCTCCAGGGACAAATTTTGGCGGGGCGCTCCTACCTGGCATTAAACCGGGTTGAGGAGGCAAAGAGGGCATGGGAAAAAGTGGTGGAATTGGATCCCAGAAATCATGAAGCCCATTTTAATGTTGCAGTCATTCTCATTGAAACCGCTGAGACCGGCCAGCTGCCTAGCTATGAGAATGCCCTGACTCATTTGGAAAAGGCCTTGGTTAAATTTCCGAGGGAGCCCGCTCTTTTATGGTACAAAGGACTTGCTTTGGTACATCTTCAACGATTTTCAGAAGCCGATGAAAGTTGGACAACCGCTTT
Proteins encoded in this window:
- a CDS encoding carboxymuconolactone decarboxylase family protein; its protein translation is MMPQTLTRFRKQFPEVWKAYANLRDTCTDTGPLDEKTVELIKVGISAALGREGGLVAHVSRARKAGASPAETYQAILQGMGLTGFPTILAAFQVVHEVFKRKKRTR
- the ccmA gene encoding heme ABC exporter ATP-binding protein CcmA → MKAVQGFQISKGYHHFQVLREVSFEVEEGECFALFGPNGAGKTTLLKILSTLQRPTSGTFQMMGLDGVKDRDKVRNLFLLVGHGSYLYNELDALENINFSLALRGISRTDQEVKKALDRVDIGPFARFKVRAFSEGMKKRLAMAKTILVHPKVLLLDEPYSALDESGMGLVNQFMKDITEQGTAILMTTHNRTKTAEVAHRAACLQQGVMKEIAVQELVEAHELF
- a CDS encoding heme exporter protein CcmB; its protein translation is MSFFRVVRWVIWKDLICEIRGREMISSMFFFALIVILIFSFSFSMDQQMVKSLMGGIIWVAFVFTGIIGLGKSFLSETENDCLECLQMSPIPRTAIYVGKLVSNFFFMLIVEVILFPLFVIFFNLDVVDKIPILMIIFVLGSFGLSALGTLFSAMTVQIRAREVLLPVLLLPLAVPLIIGSVEATRGVLSTDPFSFYRHWMELVVIFDVVFTIVSFWVFEFIMDY
- the ccmC gene encoding heme ABC transporter permease CcmC, translated to MIIGFFRRFEGWFGVSGALCVLTGLYLALVSSPPDYYQGEVVRIMYVHVPLAKTSLLAYTTLFFGSLWYLWKRDPMVDNMCRAAAGIGVLFTAGALITGSIWAKPTWNTWWTWDARLISFSILLLILMGYLMLRAFMDDKEKEARYAAVFAIVGFVDLPIVYFSVEWWRTLHQPASVSMRGLSLSAEIFFPLTIMAVGFLFLFIYLISVRTQMIYLEELLEAKQGSLLNKGGEVIKSA
- a CDS encoding cytochrome c maturation protein CcmE — its product is MNLFYLRWFIIFFAGAVIVGFGVQRYIDEVTTITPKEALQQESGKVVRVMGTLQGGSLLRNVSPKETTFLLSGEGVELPVRYSGPPSDSLRELKTLVVIGSWNPSDQELKSQSLGLVPNYGFISAAYIVTFFPMILFLFHMERKVRLLYIEIKEAKAYKPEER
- the ccmE gene encoding cytochrome c maturation protein CcmE, which encodes MSKNKRYGLIISMLIVGVALGYLALGNFGENLVYFFTPSEVIALSKEYYGKKVRVGGMVVEGSLKVVPNTLKMTFELTDGENQIPVAFEGIPPDLFKEGQGAVVEGFWDTEKTFRSHMIMAKHSEDYMPIELKQAGVQLPKKDFIKTLQ
- a CDS encoding heme lyase CcmF/NrfE family subunit, whose product is MFVDIGNFAVVTALVLSLVGIVTPIIGLKTKNPAWVQAGRQAVTLIFFLLSIGMISLVFAFVTRDFSVKYVMATSNSRLPWFYTVAALWGGHEGSLLLWVWILATFCTVAAWLHWRTQPAIIPYLLSIQSLVMFGFLSLIVFLSNPFDRIFPVPLEGKDLNPLLQDPAMVVHPPLLYLGYVGFSIPFAFAMAALLSGRLGEEWLKVTQRWTLFAWFMLTAGIMMGGYWAYYELGWGGYWGWDPVENASFMPWLVGTAFLHSVMVQEKRKMFKVWNIFLIIVTFSLSLIGTFLVRSGVLSSVHTFATDPGRGLYILAFLTVILGFSFGTLILRSHKLKSEVELDSVVSRESMFLFNNLFFLIAMVTVFLGTLYPLLVETLQASKVSVGPPYYNAVFMPIALGLVLLMGIAPSISWRKASGENIRKNFLIPSLVALVGLIVGWGVGVRNAYALAGVTVVSFVAATIFIDFGKVSSFWAKRNQVHFLKGLTTAFSKNQRRYAGLVTHFGVLVLIMGIIASTIYQTEKVVPMKIGDQLQLKQYTLTMVDLREVQGPNWTAQEGAFDVYRGETFITTLHPQKRIYPDSQTPTTESAIYTIRLGHLFLTMPEISPEGVIVRALVNPLVLLVWIGGGIMGLGVLLNIFRPRREPT
- a CDS encoding redoxin domain-containing protein, which gives rise to MIRFWHIVLVVCFFGLITLFYKGLWGDPRSIPTILVGTQAPNFSGPEVGTETSISLSDYQGKVVMVNFWASWCLECRYEHENLLAIQDRFGGNPDFVMLGINYQDKEKDALEYLGIHGSNFRHVRDVKGAISIDFGVYGVPETFVFDQQGIIRFKFVGPIMGATYTHVVENVLQPLLRKETPSVS
- a CDS encoding cytochrome c-type biogenesis protein; protein product: MIWILPFIIFSSFTFPIVSMGNVIDERKIDLQVRDLAKTLRCAVCQNESIWESNAELAKQMRAIIRERLEKGESTEDIRAYFLSRYGDYILLKPQKKGLNWLLWGGPFLLLLVGGVILYRTLGKWVRETQKEKPEGVPSIDESSRKRIDQELRKFRE
- a CDS encoding tetratricopeptide repeat protein codes for the protein MFVIVVGSLLAGTVLFLAYPFLKTIEVQGDFIHDLSEDQEKIDLEIEKESLLHSLSELEDERVQGKFSETDYLKLKAIDEYRFAKVLNRLDQLTPHSKTAPFAKSSKTPNTAPGTGWAFAVTLGVLVMGGSAGIYSFLHWKEGQTRNAAQPMAQASIPGMPNPLEMVARLEERLKENPNDLQGQILAGRSYLALNRVEEAKRAWEKVVELDPRNHEAHFNVAVILIETAETGQLPSYENALTHLEKALVKFPREPALLWYKGLALVHLQRFSEADESWTTA